AGCCACTAGGGTTCGAATTCCGGCCACtggagaattaacatttcggtTTCGTCAAGGATAAAGAACCGACACGTGACAACATGTAACTAGTCTGAAACACTTATGTGGGTCAGGATATccctgtataattcaaaaaataataataattaaaataatattttaaactctaaattttacattttaaaactttatattactttaaaatattataaaataataataaataatgttAACAAAAGgtatttcaactaaatcataaaataatatataaacagaACACAAAAAAATCATAGGTTTGTATGGATTTTGTTATTGCTAAAAGTAAAAGTTAAAATTACAGTTAAAATTGATTTGTTATTAGTCcttttaattatttagatataatatatttaatatactaatgtaaataatcaaataaatgtAATTGTCTATATAGATCTATTATGactattttgaagaaaaataaattattatgaCTATTTTATATTAGATAGAAATTGGAACTTCCCTTTTAATAGAGGAGAAGATACAAATACACTAGGTTAAAATttcataatcattttttttttgtcaaaaggTTCAGAATCATAATAATATGCTGTTAATGTAAACTCGTAGAAAACGATAGACCTGATTTTGTCATAAGGAGCGGATAAAAAGTTTTCGACCCGGTACAATGGTGGATCCAAACGGGGCGGACCCGACTTTAACGGGCCTTTAAAAAAACGTAATATATATGATCAATCATCATGAAGCGAGGCAAAATCAGAACTACGTAACAAACACATTtgatacagagagagagaaaaagagatcaGAGCTAGAGAGAAAGAGGTGCGATGGAGAGATCCCGAGAAGAACTTGAAGCTTCCAACAATGGCGGATCATCACCGAACAAGATCACTGGATCTCTTGATGTTGGTGAAGAGGTCTCTCTCTACTTTGCTCACTTTATTTCTACTCTGTTAAGTCCTTTCTCTTTTCTCCGCCGTTGCACTCTGTTTTCTGAACTCTGCTTGttcctctgttttcttttgataTAGAAATAAGcattttcttgttcttgattaGGGTTTTCAAGTTATTTCGTTATGGTTTATCCCTCAGACACCTTCACTAGTTTTAATCTTATATCTACTCTGCTAAATCCTTTCTCTCTTCTTCGCcattgtactctttttcctgaaCTTTGCTTCATCCTCTGTTTTCGCCATTTTCTTGATCTTTTTTCAAGTTGTCGGTTATGGTTTATCTCTCTGATATCATCGTTATTAGTTATAAACTTATATCTACTCTGCTCAGCCCTTACATCCATtgtactctgttttttcttGTGTCTAGATATAGTAATAAACATTTTCTTGATCTTGATTAGGGTTTTCAAGTTATTTTTAAATCGTTATCCTTCTCGGATATCATTAGTAACTCTACTCTTTAACGACTACATATTcgtcttttatttaatttttattttggaaattttattattaattttaatggttgtttttttttttttcaggttaaGTACCCACCTTTAAACTTGGCTCTAACAATCACTCCAGAGTTTATCAAGCAGATTGAATCACtccaacagcaacaacaacaacaacatcagtCCAACCCAACTCCTCCTGGAAAGACAAAACCAATGAGTTTTCCAATCACAAAGATCACAATTGGTGAATGGACCCACAAAGCAGTATACGAGCAGGATCTCAAGGCTAAAATCTATTTTCGACATAAAAAGATCATGTGGGAGTGTCTCGAAGACGTaacaacagcagcagcagaaacaacgagaaggaagaggaagattGAGATGCGATGGGGTGATGTCTTGTCTCTTAAACCATGGTATCATCCACATGATCAAACCGGAATCCTTAGTGTCGAGGTACTTACTTATACATAACTTATACAGTTGAGAGCCTGCTAATGATTATGATGTTTTCCCAACAGTTGAGAAAACCTCCAACGTTCTTCATAGAGACTAATAATCCACAGGCGCTAACACACACTCTGTGGCAAAAGTTGGATCAAGATTTCACACTTAATCACGCTGCTTCCCGTAACaggttcttttgttttttgccTTTCTTAGTAACATTTAAAAGTGATTCCAACTCTATACATGATCTTTATTATGTTACAACAGGATGCATACACTTCATTTTGCTACTGGAGTTCTGCAAGAGAATATGAAGAAGCTTGTGTCAGGCGATAGGTTTTGGTCACAACTGTTCAAAGTCAATTTCCCAACTCGAGAAGATCTTTACTTCGACACTAGCTATGGAAATGGAAACAGTGAGAACAACATGATGGCAGAGAGAgagatcagagagagagagaaagaggtgGTTCCACATTCGATGAAGAGATCCCGAGAAGAACTTGAAGCTTCCAACAATGGCGGATCGTCACCGGACAAGGTCACGTTATTTTTACTCTGCTAAGTGAAGTCCTTTCTCTCTTATCAGCCATTGTACTCTGTTTCatcctctgtttttcttttctttttttttttgataaaagattacTCTCTGTTTTTATTGTGATATATTAATAATTCTTGATCTTGATTAGGGTTttcaagttattttttttaatggcTATCCTTCTCAGATATTGTTAGTATAATTGTACTCTCTTTAACGATTACATATTcgtctatttattttattttttattttggaaatcttattattaatttcaacggttgttttttttttttttcaggtaaaGAGTGGACCTTTAAACTTGGCTCTAACAATCACTCCAGACTTTGTCAAGCAGATTGAATcactccaacaacaacaacaacaacatcagtCCAACTCAACTCCactccaacaacaacaagaacaacagTCCAACTCAACTCCGCCTGAAAAAACAAAACCTATGAGTTTTCCAATCTCAAAGATCACAATTGGTGAATGGACCCGCGACGCAGTCTACGAGCAGGATCTCAAGGCTAAAATCTATTTTCCACATAAAAAGATCATGTGGGAGTGTCTCGAAGACGTaacaacagcagcagcagaaacaacgagaaggaagaggaagattGAGATGCAATGGTGTGATGTCTTGTCTCTTAAACCATGGTATCATCCAGATGATCAAACCGGAATCCTGAGTGTCGAGGTAACCTATACATAACTTTATACACATCGGTCGATAGACTCTTGAGAGCCTTCTAATGATTATGATGTTTTTCTCAAATAGTTGAGAAAACCTCCAACGTTCTTCATAGAGACTAATCCACAGGCGCTAACACACACTCTGTGGCAAAAGTTGGATCAAGATTTCACACTTAATCACTCTGCTTCTCGtaacaggttttttttttttgcctttctTGGTAACATTTAAAAGTGATTCCAACTCTATACATGATCTTATTATATGTCACAATGTCAGGATGCATACACTTCATTTTGCTCCTGGAGTTCTGCAAAAGAGTATGAAGAAGCTTGTGGCAGGCGATAGGTTTTGGTCACAACTGATCAACGTTAAGTTTCCAACTCTGTATGATCTTTACTTCAACGACATTGGCTATGGAGACGGCAAGAGCAACATGATGGCAACACAGTTCAACGGTAGCCACGAGAGCAGCAACAATTAATGACTGAGTGTAGAGAACCgctagcttcttctttttttttctgcttcCATATATAGATTTGTCCTCTTTAGGTCTTTTTTTACGTGTTGTATATACTCTTCTTGGTGTCTTTGTAATGCAGAAAATGCATCTTCAGAACTCGGTTACTCGTTGTATATAATAACATGGTCGACCATTGATTTTAATGATTGCATGTACAAGTCTTTTTTACTTGTTGTACATGTAACAATCTTGTGTTTGCTTCCTCTTATGTGTTGAAGTTGATGGCTAACTCTGTGGTTCTTACTTTTAGTATATAGATACAAACCTGTGGAGTATTTCTATGCATTATGTTCTCATTTTTTCTTGCCTGCCTGGTTCTAGCTCCAAAGCCTGTAGGAGGAAACAAAGACATGATAGGCTATTATTTTCTTGCTTTCTCTCAAAGCTCAAATCTCCTTGAAGCAAAGCTTGACCCTTTCACAACTTACCCTGGTTTTTACAATGTAGCAGTCTGCTGTAGTTGATACCTCACAGGAACATGTCCTTCCTCCTCCGGTTGCCTAAAAAGGCTGCCCTCTCTCTCTAGTATGCTACTTGTACTGTGATTTATAATTATCATGAGCCTATTGCATGTAAATGGAAATAAGCATGCACTAAAAGTCTTGTTTCTAAAATCTAACTCTCTGTGCACAGAGTTGTTAACTTACAGATTATGGATTCTGATCTTGGATGCTGAGGAGTATGTAAATAATTAGGATGTTACTTGAActtgagttttgttttttttcaaagaatgttaaattttattctgaCCAAATTGAACTTGAGTTTTGATCTTTCAAATACACAAAGGAACTGCCTTTACTTTGCTTAATGTAAACTCAATCAAAAGGAACAACATACTCTTATGTGTCATTGAGACCTCCTCTTGTTCATAACATTCTTCAATACACTTGAGATGAATACACAAAGGAACTGCTTTTACTCTGCTTCTAGTGAACAATGTGAAATGCAAACTTAATCAAAGGAAACAACAGACTCTATGTCATGTCATTGAGACCTTCTCTTGTTCATAACTTTCTTCAACAGAGACTCACGTCCTGGGAATGGACTATGAATCTTTGGCTCAATTTGCTTCTCTACTTCTTCTAACCTTCCCAAAACACCCTTCTGATCACTCCTATTCACAGTTTTGCCATCAACATTCTCCTTCTCTCTCCCAAGACTCTGCCTCATCCTCTCACGCCTCTCTCTTCTCCTCCACCCACTACCATCTTCCTCCTCTCCCTCCTTCTTCTtgacctctcttcttcttcttcttaccatATCTCCTCTACTCTCTCCTAACCTAGGAATTCGACCACCTCTGCTTGTCCCCAAAAGCTCGAAGTTGACTTTGCTCCAACCAATCTTATCCTCATTGTCCCAACCAAACCTCTCGCTAATCTCCAACAACATGGAAACAGAGCTTACATCTCCTCTGTTTTGCTTCTCTTTGATGCTCTCATCACTTCCATGGAGGACTTTCTCTGCAAACTCCCACTCAATTCTGTCTTTATAAACATCGTCCTCGAGCACTTCGTCTGCAAGCTTTGCCCAGTACTCAGTGTCTCCTGCGCGTAGATTCTTGGAGACCCATTTGAGGTAAGAGGAAGGCAAAGAGCCGAGCATTTTGCCCTTGTGCTTGCCGAAGTCTATGATTGTGTCTCTGGCGgctagggtttgggtttggagCGTTTTGGTTATGGGTTTTGGTTGGTTGATAGGGAAGATGCGATTTGTTGAAGaagatagtcttcttcttggtctaaaagatgatgatgagattgTGAAGATGGTAGTGAAGGGTAAGGTTTGTGTTGCAGAGTAGGGATTGTGGAACAAGACCACCGAGAAACTCATTGTTGTCGTGTTGTGTCGTGTCTCCGATGAcctatttgatttgttttttgggacccttgtttttttcttacttcAATCTTGTAAATGCTGTCTTTGGGACAAATAAACAGAGTTCGAAAATCTTTGTATCCATGTATTTGGTGAAATGAATGttaatgttacaaaaaaaaaagaatgttgatgttgaaaaaaaaaaaaaaaaacagagttcaAAAATCCATCCGATAAAAACCAATTTATCTCTTTACTAGAATATGAAACCAAACttctattttaagttttaacaatAGAAAGCTTAGACTTAGATCTTTAGACAAAAGATTCAAATTTTTGAGCAATCAAAACTAGGCATGAGATTTATTGTCTCAGATTCGGTCAGGATCCGCtccaaaaataagatatttataaCGTTCGGATTCAGATAGTAAAAACCTAATCCAGATCCGGAtcttttaattttgatattcGGATATCTCgatccatatttttaaaatatattaattttaaaattttttattaataattttatttgatatattaacatttatttttaaaatatttaataatattatattttaatgtttaaaattatattcatcttatatttataaatatttggttaagtatttattttatgtattattttagaagTTTAATCTtttacaagattttttttttttaattatttttacagaTCAGAATCCGGATATTTACgggtaatataatatatagacgAATATCCGGGTTCCGGATATCTGGAAGTTCCATATCTAGATCAGAATACTAAATCTATAGATTAATAAATCCGAACGACCGAACCGAATCCGGATATCCTAAACTTTTCGGAATATCCGGATCCGTCCCAGTCCTACTTAAATATCTCACTCATAATGTCTCCTCTTTTCTTTCAACTTTTTCaatatttctaattttctaaTTCTACATACTTGTTTAAATTCTACCATTAGAGCTgacattattattatatactaactagACATGTTGATCACACTGTCtctataaaattcaaattaggTTGTTCAATAAATTACTCAAAAAGTAGGAATTCATTAAGTTTTATAAGATTCAATAGCACATGGTAAAGAAGGAGTgggcaaaaaaaccgaaccgaaccgaattgaACCGAACCGAGTTGAACCGAACCGACCAAATCAAAACCGATTCGAACCAAACCATAGTTCATTTCAAATCATTCGGTTGCATATTTCTCCAACCCAAACGGTTCAGTTCAGTTCGGTttaaaaccgaaccgataaaccaaagtgtttttataattatttaaattaaaaatattagtagtatCAAGATATTAAAATCCTAAGATTAAGTCCatgtaatttagtttttttttttcagtagcgtatattttcatcaaaatttaaaagatttgattaaagaaaaaggaaaagtcTAAACATTTTTCACGTTTCTAAACCCTAAAGGCTAAAACTAAAACCTAAACCAagtttaattaaaagaaaaaaaaattcttctcgaATCTCCACAGCGTCTCTTTTAATTTACATACTTAAACTTTTCTTATGACCAACGCGATTATTTCATGacaataaaatatgatttttcgtaaaaaaaagtaaactaaagGAAATACgattaaaccaaaccaaatataaactaaaccgaatataaaccgaaccgaaataaatcaaaccgaaaccgatccaaaccgagCTAACTACGGTTTACTTCAGCTGGAAAAATTTTAGACCCAAactaaccaaaccgaaccaaaaccgaaccgaactaaTAAAATAACTGAAGTGCCCGCCCCAACACAAGTAACTAAACATAAACCAACAAAAAACAATCATtaattaaaggaaaaaaaaaactagtttgaTTATTCTTGTTCTATGCTTGAAACATATAGCATGAAACTAGAGCGAAGAAAACAAGTTCTCCGTATACAACACGGTTCTACGGTGTTCTTTTCTGACATGCTCCAAAAAGTTGTCATGTGGCTCATTTCTTGTACGCCTAAGATCACAAGCAGCAAGACCAAGCTTCCAATAATTTGGATCTAAACAATCCAAACTTGACATGTTAACAGAAAGGATCTTTTCCCACTTCACACTCGGATCTTCTTGCTGCAAACACCAAACGTACATATTCGGATATTGTAGCACATCAGATAGGCATAAACGTTCTCTTAGGCTCCATAAGTAGACACTTTCCGAGTGTTCGGTGTACCAACACGGTAGTAACACATCACGAAATTTTTCAGTGTGAAGATCTATGGCACCAAGCTTTGGAAGTTTCTTCCGGCACATGAAAGCTGACGTTTCCAGCCATGACAGCCAAAAAAGCGATCCATTTGCAAACACTGATAATTTATCGTTGCTAAGTTCA
The Raphanus sativus cultivar WK10039 chromosome 1, ASM80110v3, whole genome shotgun sequence DNA segment above includes these coding regions:
- the LOC108809619 gene encoding uncharacterized protein LOC108809619: MERSREELEASNNGGSSPNKITGSLDVGEEVKYPPLNLALTITPEFIKQIESLQQQQQQQHQSNPTPPGKTKPMSFPITKITIGEWTHKAVYEQDLKAKIYFRHKKIMWECLEDVTTAAAETTRRKRKIEMRWGDVLSLKPWYHPHDQTGILSVELRKPPTFFIETNNPQALTHTLWQKLDQDFTLNHAASRNRMHTLHFATGVLQENMKKLVSGDRFWSQLFKVNFPTREDLYFDTSYGNGNSENNMMAEREIREREKEVVPHSMKRSREELEASNNGGSSPDKVKSGPLNLALTITPDFVKQIESLQQQQQQHQSNSTPLQQQQEQQSNSTPPEKTKPMSFPISKITIGEWTRDAVYEQDLKAKIYFPHKKIMWECLEDVTTAAAETTRRKRKIEMQWCDVLSLKPWYHPDDQTGILSVELRKPPTFFIETNPQALTHTLWQKLDQDFTLNHSASRNRMHTLHFAPGVLQKSMKKLVAGDRFWSQLINVKFPTLYDLYFNDIGYGDGKSNMMATQFNGSHESSNN
- the LOC108844089 gene encoding uncharacterized protein LOC108844089, giving the protein MSFSVVLFHNPYSATQTLPFTTIFTISSSSFRPRRRLSSSTNRIFPINQPKPITKTLQTQTLAARDTIIDFGKHKGKMLGSLPSSYLKWVSKNLRAGDTEYWAKLADEVLEDDVYKDRIEWEFAEKVLHGSDESIKEKQNRGDVSSVSMLLEISERFGWDNEDKIGWSKVNFELLGTSRGGRIPRLGESRGDMVRRRRREVKKKEGEEEDGSGWRRRERRERMRQSLGREKENVDGKTVNRSDQKGVLGRLEEVEKQIEPKIHSPFPGRESLLKKVMNKRRSQ